The following are encoded in a window of Flavobacterium sp. WC2421 genomic DNA:
- the pnuC gene encoding nicotinamide riboside transporter PnuC — protein MIDFFLNAYKDVSMTHIVLEFIAFVFGILSVWFARQENILVYPTGLIATIISVYLLFIAGYLGDMMINGYFTIMSIYGWYKWTRKTKDSDSLPITRTNGKEKLIGILLFFVTIFVVFGIYKLFDYKIHNDNYIDIIASGVFFTGMWYMANKKIENWTLWIIGDIIVTPLYAYRGLGMLSLQYLIFTILAVSAYLEWRKILNKSSLQL, from the coding sequence ATGATAGATTTTTTTTTAAATGCTTACAAAGATGTAAGTATGACGCATATTGTATTAGAGTTTATAGCTTTCGTTTTTGGGATATTAAGCGTTTGGTTTGCTAGACAAGAAAATATTTTAGTATATCCTACTGGATTGATAGCCACAATAATTTCAGTATATTTACTTTTTATAGCTGGTTATCTTGGTGACATGATGATTAACGGTTATTTTACAATTATGAGTATTTATGGTTGGTATAAATGGACTAGAAAGACAAAAGATAGCGACTCATTGCCAATAACGAGAACAAATGGTAAAGAAAAATTAATTGGTATTTTGTTGTTTTTTGTGACAATTTTCGTAGTTTTCGGGATATATAAATTATTTGATTATAAAATTCATAATGATAATTATATAGACATCATTGCCTCTGGTGTTTTCTTTACAGGGATGTGGTATATGGCCAATAAAAAAATCGAAAATTGGACGCTTTGGATTATTGGTGATATAATTGTAACACCGTTGTATGCTTATAGAGGGTTAGGGATGTTGTCTTTACAATATTTAATATTTACAATTTTAGCTGTTTCAGCTTATTTAGAATGGAGGAAAATCTTAAACAAAAGCAGTCTGCAATTATAA
- a CDS encoding geranylgeranylglyceryl/heptaprenylglyceryl phosphate synthase produces MQKKTENTYQEIVKSKADKKKLLAILLDPDKIVWRDLDNLILKINQSPASHVFIGGSLVESNRIDELIIRLKQNVNLPIVLFPGNPSQISNEADAILFLSLLSGRNPDYLIGHQVIAAPILKQSDLEIISTGYILIESGNETAVARVSKTNPVARSNGDLVLATAQAGEMLGNKLIYLEAGSGAQQAVPFEMIALVAQNLEIPLIVGGGIVDLQGIQKAYAAGADLVVIGTAFEKDFNFFNHFNQ; encoded by the coding sequence ATGCAAAAAAAAACAGAAAACACATATCAAGAAATAGTAAAAAGTAAGGCAGATAAAAAAAAACTATTGGCCATTTTGTTGGATCCAGATAAAATTGTCTGGAGAGATTTGGATAATTTGATTTTGAAAATTAATCAATCTCCTGCTTCACATGTTTTCATTGGTGGGAGTTTGGTAGAATCGAATCGAATCGATGAATTAATTATTCGATTAAAGCAGAACGTTAATTTACCAATCGTTCTTTTTCCAGGCAATCCGTCTCAAATTTCAAATGAAGCCGATGCGATATTGTTTCTCTCCTTATTGTCAGGAAGAAATCCAGATTATTTAATAGGCCATCAGGTTATAGCAGCTCCAATTTTAAAACAAAGTGATCTCGAAATTATTTCGACAGGTTATATATTGATCGAAAGCGGAAATGAAACTGCCGTAGCCAGAGTTAGTAAAACAAATCCTGTAGCGAGAAGCAACGGTGATTTAGTGCTTGCAACTGCCCAAGCGGGCGAAATGCTGGGTAATAAGCTCATTTATTTAGAAGCGGGTAGTGGAGCGCAGCAAGCAGTTCCATTTGAAATGATTGCATTAGTTGCTCAAAATTTAGAAATTCCTTTAATTGTTGGGGGTGGAATTGTAGATTTACAAGGAATTCAAAAAGCATATGCTGCAGGGGCTGATTTGGTAGTTATAGGGACTGCTTTTGAAAAAGATTTTAATTTTTTTAATCACTTTAATCAATGA
- a CDS encoding Crp/Fnr family transcriptional regulator: MIAIELLEKYGAVKKRYDKASTIFEEGKLPTHYYQILSGEVKMNNYNDDGREFIQGFFYENQCFGEPPLFLNRVYPASAVALENTELICITKECFLELLANNPAISITIIENLAQRLYYKSVMAAEISSEEPEHRVLTLIDYAIANFNLKKSQHGYLINFTRQQIGDLTGLRVETVIRAIKSLEKKGLLKIINRKVYR; the protein is encoded by the coding sequence ATGATTGCTATTGAATTATTAGAAAAATATGGCGCCGTAAAAAAAAGATATGACAAAGCCTCCACTATATTTGAAGAAGGAAAACTGCCTACACATTATTATCAAATTCTTTCTGGCGAAGTGAAAATGAACAATTATAATGACGATGGACGTGAATTTATTCAAGGTTTTTTTTATGAAAATCAATGTTTTGGAGAACCTCCTTTATTCCTAAATCGAGTTTATCCAGCTAGTGCAGTTGCCTTAGAAAATACCGAATTGATTTGCATCACTAAAGAATGCTTTTTAGAATTGCTCGCTAATAATCCTGCAATAAGCATAACAATAATTGAAAACTTAGCACAGCGATTGTACTATAAATCAGTAATGGCAGCTGAAATATCTTCTGAAGAACCCGAACATAGAGTCTTAACACTCATTGATTATGCGATTGCTAATTTTAATTTAAAAAAATCCCAACATGGATATCTAATCAATTTTACTAGGCAACAAATTGGTGATTTAACGGGACTTCGAGTAGAAACCGTTATTCGAGCTATTAAGTCTTTAGAAAAAAAAGGGCTCTTAAAAATTATTAATCGAAAGGTCTACCGTTAA
- a CDS encoding group III truncated hemoglobin yields the protein MKKTIDNRADISLLVTTFYKKIRADSEIGFYFNDTILNWEEHVTKLTDFWETNLFAVKKYSGNPILAHNTIDKLFTNQISSHEFGIWLNLWFETLDELFLGENVDILKRRARKMSTFLYMNMFESRTKV from the coding sequence ATGAAAAAGACTATTGATAACCGAGCTGACATTTCACTTTTAGTCACCACTTTTTACAAGAAAATAAGAGCTGATAGTGAAATAGGTTTTTATTTTAATGACACCATACTTAACTGGGAAGAACATGTAACAAAACTGACCGATTTTTGGGAAACCAATTTATTTGCGGTCAAAAAGTACAGCGGAAACCCAATACTGGCTCACAATACAATCGACAAGTTATTTACTAACCAAATATCATCACACGAATTTGGCATTTGGCTGAATTTATGGTTTGAAACCTTAGACGAGTTATTTTTAGGAGAGAATGTGGATATTCTAAAAAGAAGAGCCCGAAAAATGAGTACTTTTCTTTATATGAATATGTTCGAAAGCCGAACTAAAGTGTAG
- a CDS encoding 4'-phosphopantetheinyl transferase superfamily protein, with protein sequence MPLYKTINFSPSVGINTKILVWKITESFDELHGEVVLNMKNRIRLDNMKSDLHQRGFLSVRKLLQEAGYNDLDLYYDEFGKPHLIDGKYISITHSHHFSAIILSDETVGIDIELQREKIIRIADKFADEEFNYLDIKNHEEYIKKLTVIWGAKEAIFKIRNEKGISFKDHIKVKAFRLHDKELRAELHFDKLVKDFKIFHEEIEDFGLVYAFEKK encoded by the coding sequence ATGCCTTTATACAAGACCATAAACTTCTCCCCAAGCGTTGGGATAAATACTAAAATTCTGGTTTGGAAAATCACCGAATCTTTTGATGAACTCCATGGGGAAGTTGTGTTAAACATGAAAAACCGTATCCGACTTGATAATATGAAATCCGACTTGCATCAACGGGGTTTTTTAAGCGTTCGTAAACTCTTGCAAGAGGCAGGTTATAATGATTTAGACTTGTATTACGATGAGTTTGGGAAGCCACATCTTATAGATGGTAAATACATTTCTATTACACATTCCCACCATTTTTCAGCTATTATTCTGAGTGATGAAACCGTAGGCATCGATATTGAGCTACAAAGAGAAAAAATCATTCGCATCGCTGATAAATTTGCTGATGAAGAGTTCAACTATTTAGATATAAAAAATCACGAAGAATACATAAAAAAACTTACTGTGATTTGGGGAGCCAAAGAAGCTATTTTTAAAATTAGAAATGAAAAGGGAATTAGTTTCAAGGATCATATTAAAGTCAAAGCCTTCCGTTTACATGATAAAGAATTAAGAGCAGAACTTCACTTTGATAAGTTAGTGAAAGATTTTAAAATATTTCACGAAGAAATAGAAGACTTTGGGCTTGTGTATGCTTTTGAGAAAAAGTAA
- the ahcY gene encoding adenosylhomocysteinase: MSTTTMPFVAFKVKDISLAAWGRKEIELAEAEMPGLMALRAEYKDEQPLAGSRIAGCLHMTIQTAVLIETLIALGAEVTWSSCNIFSTQDQAAAAIAAAGIQVYAWKGLNEEDFDWCIEQTLFFGEDRKPLNMILDDGGDLTNMVIDRYPELVAGIKGLSEETTTGVHRLYERVKAGTLPMPAINVNDSVTKSKFDNKYGCKESAVDAVRRATDIMLAGKRVIVCGYGDVGKGTAASFRGAGSIVTVTEIDPICALQAAMDGFEVKKLNTVVGNADIIITTTGNKDIVLGSHFEQMKDKTIVCNIGHFDNEIAVAWLNTNHGASKVEIKPQVDKYTINGKDIILLAEGRLVNLGCATGHPSFVMSNSFTNQTLAQIELWKNSANYDNDVYMLPKHLDEKVAMLHLAKLGVELETLRDDQAAYIGVPVDGPFKPEYYRY, encoded by the coding sequence ATGAGTACTACAACTATGCCTTTTGTGGCTTTCAAAGTAAAAGACATCTCTCTAGCAGCCTGGGGAAGAAAAGAAATTGAACTAGCTGAAGCTGAAATGCCAGGTTTAATGGCACTTCGCGCTGAATACAAAGACGAACAACCTCTTGCTGGTTCTCGTATTGCTGGATGTTTACACATGACGATTCAAACTGCAGTTTTAATAGAGACTTTGATTGCTCTTGGCGCTGAAGTGACTTGGTCTTCTTGTAACATTTTCTCAACTCAAGATCAAGCTGCTGCTGCTATCGCTGCTGCAGGAATTCAAGTATACGCTTGGAAAGGTTTGAACGAAGAAGATTTTGACTGGTGTATTGAGCAAACATTATTCTTTGGTGAAGATAGAAAACCATTGAACATGATTCTTGATGATGGTGGAGATTTGACAAACATGGTTATTGACCGTTACCCAGAATTAGTTGCTGGAATAAAAGGATTGTCTGAAGAGACTACAACTGGAGTTCATAGACTTTACGAAAGAGTAAAAGCAGGAACTTTACCAATGCCTGCAATCAATGTTAATGACTCGGTTACTAAATCGAAATTTGACAACAAATACGGATGTAAAGAATCTGCAGTTGATGCTGTACGTCGTGCAACTGATATTATGCTTGCTGGTAAAAGAGTAATCGTTTGTGGATATGGTGACGTAGGAAAAGGTACTGCTGCTTCTTTTAGAGGTGCTGGATCTATTGTTACAGTTACTGAAATTGATCCAATTTGTGCTTTACAAGCTGCAATGGACGGTTTTGAAGTTAAAAAATTAAATACTGTTGTTGGAAATGCTGATATCATCATCACAACAACTGGAAATAAAGATATCGTTCTTGGTTCTCACTTTGAGCAAATGAAAGACAAAACTATCGTTTGTAACATTGGACATTTTGATAACGAAATTGCTGTTGCTTGGTTAAACACTAACCACGGAGCTTCTAAAGTTGAAATCAAACCACAAGTTGATAAATATACAATTAATGGTAAAGATATCATCCTTTTGGCTGAAGGTCGTTTAGTAAACCTTGGTTGTGCTACAGGTCACCCAAGTTTTGTAATGAGTAACTCATTTACTAACCAAACTTTGGCTCAAATCGAATTGTGGAAAAATAGCGCAAATTACGACAATGACGTATACATGTTACCAAAACACTTAGACGAGAAAGTAGCAATGCTTCACTTGGCTAAATTAGGAGTTGAATTGGAAACTTTACGTGACGATCAAGCGGCTTACATTGGTGTTCCAGTTGATGGACCATTCAAACCAGAATATTACAGATACTAA
- the rpmA gene encoding 50S ribosomal protein L27 produces the protein MAHKKGVGSSKNGRESESKRLGVKIFGGQAAIAGNIIVRQRGSKHNPGENVYISKDHTLHARVPGIVKFQKKRDNKSYVSILPFEVEA, from the coding sequence ATGGCTCACAAGAAAGGTGTCGGTAGTTCCAAGAATGGTAGAGAATCAGAATCAAAACGTTTAGGCGTTAAGATTTTTGGAGGACAAGCTGCTATTGCAGGGAACATCATCGTAAGACAAAGAGGTTCTAAGCACAATCCAGGTGAAAATGTTTACATCAGTAAAGATCACACACTACATGCTAGAGTACCTGGAATTGTAAAGTTCCAAAAGAAAAGAGACAACAAATCATACGTTTCTATACTTCCATTTGAAGTTGAAGCATAA
- the rplU gene encoding 50S ribosomal protein L21 has translation MYAIVEIAGQQFKVSKDLKVYVHRLTNEEGSKVSFDKVLLLDDNGTITLGAPAIEGASVEAKVLQHLKGDKVIVFKKKRRKGYKKRNGHRQYLTQIVIEGISASGTKKAAPKAEKVAEAKAPKAAKKADDLKLIEGVGPKAAEALVAAGIATFSKLAKTSADAVKAILEASESKLSHLDPTTWAQQAQLAADGKMDELKKLQDELNGGKAV, from the coding sequence ATGTATGCAATCGTAGAGATAGCAGGGCAACAATTTAAAGTAAGCAAAGACTTAAAGGTTTATGTTCATCGTTTGACTAATGAAGAAGGTTCAAAAGTTTCTTTTGACAAAGTTCTTTTATTAGATGACAATGGAACAATCACTTTAGGCGCCCCAGCTATAGAAGGTGCTTCAGTAGAAGCTAAAGTGTTACAACACTTAAAAGGAGATAAAGTTATCGTTTTCAAAAAGAAAAGAAGAAAAGGGTACAAAAAGAGAAACGGTCATAGACAGTATCTTACTCAAATTGTAATTGAAGGTATTTCTGCGTCTGGTACAAAGAAAGCAGCTCCAAAAGCTGAAAAAGTTGCTGAAGCTAAGGCTCCAAAAGCAGCTAAGAAAGCGGATGATTTGAAATTAATTGAAGGAGTTGGACCAAAAGCTGCAGAAGCGTTAGTTGCTGCTGGGATTGCAACATTCTCTAAATTAGCAAAAACAAGTGCTGATGCTGTAAAAGCAATTTTAGAAGCGTCAGAATCTAAATTATCTCATTTAGATCCAACTACTTGGGCTCAACAAGCTCAATTAGCTGCAGATGGTAAAATGGATGAATTAAAAAAATTACAAGATGAATTAAACGGCGGTAAAGCGGTTTAA
- a CDS encoding M16 family metallopeptidase, with protein MKKSIMVLSSALMLGGVATAQKIAFEEYDLDNGMHVILHHDPTAPVVITSVMYHVGSKDENPEKTGFAHFFEHLLFEGTANIKRGEWFKIVASNGGTNNANTSDDRTYYYEVFPSNNLELALWMESERLMHPIINQIGVDTQNGVIKEEKASRYDNRPYGKIINVVKEHLFINHPYRWSTIGSMEHLDTATLEDFQAFNKKFYTPNNAVLVVAGDFENAITKEWIQKYFGTIKRGEEIQKQVFTEKPITQTIKATYHDPNIKIPMLVAAYRTPSMKTRDAVVLDFISAYLSDGKSSKLYKKIVDQKKIALQIGAVNLSEEDYGMYILYGLPMGTNSSEDLLREIDEEILKIQSELITDKDYQKLLNQFENQNVNNNSNVEGVAENLAKYYLLYGDIHLINNEIDIYHSITREEIRTVAKKYLNPNQRLLLDYVPATETAQN; from the coding sequence ATGAAAAAATCAATAATGGTATTAAGTTCTGCCCTTATGCTTGGTGGAGTAGCAACTGCCCAAAAAATAGCTTTTGAAGAATATGATCTTGATAACGGAATGCATGTTATTTTGCATCACGACCCTACAGCACCGGTAGTTATCACCTCCGTAATGTACCATGTGGGCTCAAAAGACGAAAATCCTGAAAAAACAGGTTTTGCCCATTTTTTTGAACACTTATTATTTGAAGGAACTGCCAATATAAAACGCGGAGAATGGTTTAAAATTGTAGCTTCAAATGGAGGTACTAATAATGCCAACACTTCTGACGACCGAACCTATTATTACGAAGTCTTCCCTTCCAATAATTTGGAATTGGCTCTTTGGATGGAATCCGAAAGATTGATGCACCCTATAATCAACCAAATAGGTGTTGATACACAAAACGGAGTTATAAAAGAAGAAAAAGCATCCCGTTATGACAATCGCCCTTATGGAAAAATCATAAACGTAGTAAAAGAGCACCTGTTTATTAACCATCCTTACAGATGGTCCACCATTGGCTCCATGGAACATTTAGATACCGCTACATTGGAAGATTTTCAAGCTTTTAATAAAAAGTTCTACACCCCTAATAATGCTGTACTGGTTGTTGCAGGAGATTTTGAAAATGCAATTACTAAAGAATGGATTCAAAAATACTTTGGAACTATCAAAAGAGGAGAAGAAATACAAAAACAAGTTTTCACCGAAAAACCGATTACACAAACTATTAAAGCAACTTATCATGATCCAAATATCAAGATCCCAATGCTTGTCGCCGCATATAGAACGCCTTCAATGAAAACCAGAGACGCAGTTGTTTTGGATTTCATTTCTGCTTATTTAAGCGATGGTAAAAGTTCAAAATTGTACAAGAAAATTGTTGACCAAAAAAAAATCGCCTTACAAATTGGAGCCGTTAATCTTAGCGAAGAAGATTACGGAATGTATATTTTATATGGTCTACCAATGGGCACTAATTCATCTGAAGATTTATTAAGAGAAATAGATGAAGAAATCCTAAAAATACAATCTGAATTAATTACTGACAAAGACTATCAAAAACTATTGAATCAATTTGAGAATCAAAATGTAAATAACAATTCTAATGTAGAAGGTGTTGCCGAAAATCTAGCCAAGTATTATTTGCTTTATGGTGACATTCATTTAATAAATAATGAGATTGATATTTACCATTCTATTACCCGAGAGGAGATTCGAACAGTGGCTAAAAAATACTTAAATCCAAACCAACGATTATTATTGGATTACGTTCCCGCTACTGAAACAGCACAGAACTAA
- a CDS encoding M16 family metallopeptidase — protein sequence MKKIRITLILLFITGIMQAQDRPQPKAGKAPVVNIKKPQTFFLANGLKVMVVENHKLPKVTFNLTIDNPPFAEGDKKGVDELCSYLIGSGSTKITKDDFNEEVDFLGANISFNSHGAYASSLSKYSGRILELLSYGALYPDFTQEEFDNEKAKLLENLKSQEKSVPAIANRVIDALAFGEKHPSGEYITEETINNVTLADVEANYTNYFAPENGYLVIIGDVKFKEIKPIVEKLFGTWKKRNTPKLTYTAPQNAPFTQINFVDVPSASQSEISLVNTINLKMGDKDFFPAVIATYILGGGFNSYLNMNLREEHGWTYGANAIIGAGKYVSKLRSASSIKTSVTDSAVVEFIKEIKRIRTEKVSVQALNEVKAGYIGRFVMQVEKPQAVARYALNIETEELPKDFYENYIKTINAVTPEDVLQAANKYFLIDNTRIIIAGKGAEVIPGLEKLNIPISYFDNYGNSIEKPNYK from the coding sequence ATGAAAAAAATAAGAATTACACTCATCCTTTTGTTTATAACAGGAATTATGCAAGCACAAGATCGCCCACAACCCAAAGCCGGAAAAGCTCCAGTGGTAAACATAAAAAAACCACAAACTTTCTTTTTGGCAAATGGACTTAAAGTCATGGTAGTCGAAAACCACAAATTACCAAAAGTTACTTTTAATCTTACGATAGACAATCCCCCATTTGCCGAAGGCGATAAAAAAGGGGTAGATGAACTTTGCAGTTATTTAATAGGAAGCGGAAGTACTAAAATAACCAAAGATGACTTTAATGAAGAAGTAGACTTTCTTGGTGCCAATATTAGTTTTAACTCCCATGGCGCATACGCGAGTTCTCTTTCTAAATATTCGGGGCGCATTTTAGAACTACTTTCTTATGGCGCTTTGTACCCTGATTTCACTCAAGAAGAATTTGATAACGAAAAAGCCAAACTTCTTGAAAATCTTAAATCCCAAGAAAAAAGCGTTCCTGCTATTGCCAATAGAGTCATTGACGCCTTAGCATTTGGAGAAAAACATCCATCTGGAGAATACATTACTGAGGAAACTATAAACAATGTGACTCTTGCAGATGTTGAAGCTAACTACACAAACTATTTTGCTCCTGAGAACGGTTATTTAGTAATCATCGGCGATGTCAAATTCAAAGAAATAAAACCAATTGTCGAAAAGCTTTTTGGAACTTGGAAAAAAAGGAATACTCCTAAATTAACTTATACTGCACCACAAAACGCACCTTTTACTCAAATAAATTTTGTAGACGTCCCTAGTGCTTCACAATCTGAAATTTCATTAGTCAACACCATAAATTTAAAAATGGGAGACAAGGATTTTTTCCCCGCAGTTATTGCTACCTATATATTAGGAGGAGGCTTCAATAGTTACCTAAATATGAACTTACGAGAAGAACACGGCTGGACGTATGGCGCTAATGCTATTATAGGTGCCGGTAAATATGTGTCCAAATTAAGATCAGCATCATCCATTAAAACTAGCGTTACAGATAGCGCAGTCGTTGAATTTATAAAAGAAATCAAAAGAATCCGAACCGAAAAAGTGTCCGTACAAGCACTTAACGAAGTCAAAGCGGGCTATATTGGTCGTTTTGTAATGCAGGTCGAAAAACCACAGGCCGTTGCACGATATGCATTAAACATTGAAACGGAAGAACTACCAAAAGATTTTTACGAAAACTACATCAAAACAATAAATGCGGTAACCCCAGAAGATGTACTACAAGCTGCTAACAAGTATTTTTTAATTGACAATACTCGAATCATTATTGCTGGTAAAGGAGCCGAAGTAATCCCTGGCTTAGAAAAACTCAATATCCCTATATCCTATTTTGATAATTATGGAAACTCCATAGAGAAACCGAATTACAAATAA
- a CDS encoding DMT family transporter, with the protein MESKQLKWGYLLVLSLVWGSSFILIKKGLIGLSAIQVGSLRIIFAAIFLLLIGFKSLSKIPKEKWKYIALTSVFGTFVPAFLFALAQTEIDSSVSSILNSLTPLNTLILGALVFGVNFQRRQVWGVFIGLVGSLLLVFNGAMNHPDQNYYYAILVVIASLCYAVNVNLIKRFLSDLAPLSITTGNFLFLIFPALTILYFTGFYDVLAVEKVQHSVYFIMILGVVGTGIANILFFKLIQISSPVFATSVTYLIPVVAFFWGLLDNEMLTPVQFFGAFIILIGVYLSAKK; encoded by the coding sequence ATGGAATCAAAACAATTAAAATGGGGTTATTTATTGGTGCTTTCTTTGGTTTGGGGGAGTTCTTTTATTCTAATTAAAAAAGGATTAATAGGGTTGTCCGCGATTCAAGTGGGTTCATTACGAATTATATTTGCTGCCATTTTTTTGTTGTTGATTGGTTTTAAAAGTTTGTCAAAGATCCCTAAAGAGAAATGGAAATATATTGCTCTAACCTCGGTATTTGGGACTTTTGTTCCTGCTTTTCTTTTTGCATTAGCGCAAACAGAAATTGATAGTTCAGTAAGTTCGATTCTAAACTCATTAACTCCTTTAAATACGTTGATTTTGGGTGCTTTAGTGTTTGGTGTTAATTTTCAAAGAAGACAGGTCTGGGGTGTTTTTATTGGATTGGTTGGGAGTTTACTTCTCGTTTTTAACGGAGCAATGAACCATCCGGATCAAAATTATTATTATGCTATTTTGGTTGTTATTGCTTCACTTTGCTATGCTGTCAACGTAAATCTAATCAAACGATTTCTGTCTGATTTAGCTCCGCTTAGTATAACAACGGGAAATTTTTTATTTCTAATATTTCCCGCATTAACAATTCTGTATTTTACAGGATTTTATGATGTGCTAGCAGTTGAAAAAGTACAGCATTCGGTTTATTTCATTATGATCTTGGGTGTAGTAGGAACTGGGATTGCTAATATTTTATTTTTTAAATTAATCCAAATTTCATCACCCGTTTTTGCAACTTCAGTGACTTATTTGATTCCAGTTGTGGCTTTCTTTTGGGGGTTATTAGATAATGAAATGTTGACACCTGTACAGTTTTTTGGTGCATTCATTATTTTAATAGGAGTGTATTTATCGGCGAAAAAGTAG
- the gldD gene encoding gliding motility lipoprotein GldD yields the protein MLNFKTAPIKFKTAVVFLILFSGVLLFSSCKDDVIPKPSSYLRLDYPVAKYVGFENKCPFTFEMNSEAVIKGEKDCGFTITYPKMKATIYLTYKPVNNNINKLLRDAQKLTYEHVIKADDILEQPYLNPQKKVFGMFYQVDGNAATNSQFYATDSIKHFVTGSIYFYAKPNFDSIMPAASYVKNDMQRLLETLKWK from the coding sequence ATGCTTAATTTTAAAACAGCACCTATAAAGTTTAAAACAGCAGTAGTGTTTTTAATTTTATTTTCAGGGGTACTTCTTTTTTCAAGTTGTAAAGATGATGTTATTCCTAAACCATCAAGCTATTTGCGTTTGGATTATCCAGTGGCTAAATATGTGGGTTTTGAAAATAAGTGCCCGTTTACTTTTGAAATGAATTCAGAAGCTGTTATAAAAGGAGAAAAGGATTGTGGTTTTACGATTACCTATCCAAAAATGAAAGCAACTATTTATCTGACTTATAAGCCTGTAAATAACAATATTAATAAGTTATTGAGGGATGCTCAAAAACTAACTTATGAGCATGTTATAAAAGCCGATGATATATTAGAGCAACCCTATTTGAACCCGCAAAAAAAAGTGTTTGGAATGTTTTATCAAGTAGATGGGAATGCGGCTACGAATTCTCAGTTTTATGCTACTGACAGTATTAAGCATTTTGTAACGGGTTCTATCTATTTCTACGCAAAACCTAATTTTGATTCCATTATGCCTGCAGCTAGTTATGTGAAAAATGACATGCAAAGACTGCTGGAAACCTTAAAATGGAAATAA